The following proteins are co-located in the Manihot esculenta cultivar AM560-2 chromosome 9, M.esculenta_v8, whole genome shotgun sequence genome:
- the LOC110622338 gene encoding transcription termination factor MTEF18, mitochondrial, which produces MTHSHKRRTLSMLKWVSSNFVDSLETPQWPMGSLFCTANNPRFYGRKRIVRNENGDNVANASLDNGQSTANFSRATRKAAQSALLEYLHLTRNIPFMDAQDMSLNSPHFLGNLLQKVDIDTDIWGSVARFLRYHPINEFEPFFESLGLKPYEYTPLLPRDLMFIKDDDLMLENFHVLCDYGIPRNKIGRIYKEAMQIFRYNHGVLGLKLQAYQQLGLSQSFVGKVVACSPYLLIGDVNIDFMKVLEILRKGGIELSWIEGQLLENRYNWSQMLSLLNLFIKIGYSEEQLGGVISQHPGIIFEGSGYKTLSLIGFLFKFGSSMDQICSIFLHFSHMQIGKFVSNLRRCFLFLTEIEMDMNEIGKIVRSHPLSLGSCALKKTNTILCSLNVGKKRVRKIIQENPQEMMKWVMGSRIEQIPSSGEESRMLKLKFLLDMGLVENPNKMENALKVYRGRGTELQERFDCIMKAGVDRKDVCEMIKLSPQILNQTKEVIENKIDFLVNDLGYPVSCLVNFPSYLSYTRQRVELRLAMYNWLKEQGSFDSLLALSTIVACTENYFIREYVNQHPRGLEVWQDLKEKLCS; this is translated from the coding sequence ATGACCCATTCGCATAAACGTAGAACACTGTCTATGCTCAAATGGGTTTCCTCAAATTTTGTTGATAGCCTCGAAACCCCACAATGGCCTATGGGGTCTTTATTTTGCACTGCTAACAATCCTAGGTTCTATGGTAGAAAAAGAATAGTTCGAAATGAAAATGGTGATAATGTGGCTAATGCTTCGTTAGACAATGGCCAAAGCACTGCCAATTTCTCTCGGGCGACTAGAAAAGCAGCGCAGTCTGCATTATTAGAGTATTTGCATCTCACCAGAAACATTCCTTTTATGGATGCACAGGATATGAGTTTAAACTCTCCTCACTTTCTAGGAAACCTGTTACAGAAGGTTGATATTGATACAGATATTTGGGGGTCTGTTGCCCGTTTCTTGCGGTATCATCCCATTAATGAATTTGAACCTTTCTTTGAGAGTCTGGGTTTAAAACCTTATGAGTATACTCCTCTTCTTCCCCGTGATTTGATGTTTATAAAAGACGATGACTTAATGCTTGAGAATTTTCATGTTCTGTGTGATTATGGGATTCCAAGAAATAAGATAGGAAGGATCTACAAGGAGGCAATGCAAATTTTTCGGTATAATCATGGTGTATTGGGATTGAAACTTCAAGCTTACCAACAATTGGGGCTTAGCCAGTCTTTTGTCGGTAAGGTGGTTGCTTGTAGCCCTTATCTTTTGATTGGGGATGTGAATATAGACTTTATGAAGGTATTGGAAATATTGAGGAAAGGAGGAATTGAGTTAAGTTGGATCGAGGGGCAGCTGTTGGAGAACAGATATAACTGGAGCCAGATGCTGTCACTTCTGAACTTATTTATCAAGATAGGTTACAGCGAGGAACAATTAGGGGGTGTGATAAGCCAGCATCCAGGAATTATATTTGAGGGCTCAGGCTATAAAACACTATCCCTGATTGGGTTCTTGTTCAAATTTGGATCCTCAATGGACCAGATATGTTCCATTTTTCTACATTTCTCTCACATGCAAATTGGGAAATTTGTTTCGAATTTGAGGCGATGCTTTTTGTTTCTAACAGAGATTGAGATGGACATGAATGAGATTGGGAAAATTGTTCGTTCCCACCCACTATCATTGGGCTCATGCGCGTTGAAGAAAACCAATACCATACTTTGTAGTTTGAATGTTGGGAAGAAGAGAGTTCGCAAAATCATTCAGGAGAACCCACAAGAAATGATGAAATGGGTAATGGGATCAAGAATTGAACAAATACCAAGCTCAGGGGAGGAATCAAGAATGCTGAAGCTTAAATTCTTGTTGGATATGGGATTGGTAGAGAACCCAAACAAAATGGAAAATGCACTGAAGGTATATCGAGGCAGAGGAACAGAACTACAGGAGAGATTTGATTGCATCATGAAAGCTGGTGTAGATAGGAAGGATGTCTGTGAAATGATCAAATTATCCCCTCAAATTCTTAACCAGACAAAGGAAGTTATTGAAAATAAGATTGATTTTCTTGTAAATGATTTGGGATATCCAGTATCATGCTTAGTCAACTTCCCATCATATCTTTCCTATACGAGACAAAGGGTTGAACTTCGGTTAGCAATGTATAACTGGCTCAAAGAGCAAGGAAGTTTTGATTCCCTACTCGCCTTGAGCACTATAGTTGCATGCacagaaaattattttattagagaATATGTAAACCAACATCCTAGAGGCCTTGAAGTGTGGcaagatttgaaagaaaaacttTGTTCTTGA
- the LOC110622341 gene encoding UBP1-associated protein 2A — translation MEDMKKRKMEEASNGAEISPTQEQLRSLLDPLNKSQLVDLLSRLGSQYPSIAEEIKNVASADPVHRKLFVRGLAWNTTSETLCAAFRVHGEIEEGAVIYDKATGKSRGYGFITYKHIESTQSALAAPSKLIDGRMAVCNLACEGLSGATATSDSAQRKLYIGGLSPEITSEMLLNFFGRHGEIEEGSVAYDKDTNESRGFGFVTYKTVEAAKKAIEDPQKTLGGRTMIVKLADMHKGKTAQTQLPAPVVPMPLPMAAGYTQPGKEHPGPAPVGYSYPQTMAPYPASSYPSLSTAPPPYPPQSHISYPPVAVHKEPVRLSPSAPMAMGGYPYYLPKQ, via the exons ATGGAAGATATGAAGAAGAGAAAGATGGAGGAAGCTAGCAACGGCGCTGAAATCTCACCAACCCAAGAGCAACTCCGTTCTCTCCTTGACCCTCTCAACAAATCCCAGCTCGTCGATCTGCTCTCTAGACT AGGGTCCCAATATCCTTCAATTGCAGAGGAAATTAAAAATGTAGCCAGTGCAGATCCAGTACATCGAAAGCTTTTTGTTCGTGGCTTGGCCTGGAATACCACTTCAGAAACCTTGTGTGCT GCTTTTCGAGTACATGGTGAAATAGAAGAAGGGGCTGTCATTTACGACAAAGCAACAGGAAAATCTCGTGGCTATGGCTTCATTACTTACAAACATATAGAATCAACACAAAGTGCACTAGCAGCACCTAGCAAATTGATTGAT GGTAGGATGGCTGTCTGTAATTTAGCATGTGAGGGATTAAGCGGCGCAACTGCTACATCTGATTCAGCCCAAAGAAAACTCTATATTGGAGGTTTGTCGCCAGAGATCACAAGTGAGATGCTTCTCAACTTTTTTGGAAGGCATGGTGAGATTGAAGAAGGTTCAGTTGCCTATGACAAAGATACCAATGAATCACG TGGGTTTGGTTTTGTTACATACAAGACAGTGGAGGCTGCAAAGAAGGCAATAGAAGATCCACAAAAGACACTTGGG GGGAGAACTATGATTGTTAAGCTTGCTGATATGCACAAGGGCAAAACAGCACAGACGCAATTGCCTGCGCCGGTGGTTCCAATGCCCTTGCCAATGGCAGCTGGATACACACAGCCCGGGAAGGAACATCCTGGTCCTGCCCCTGTTGGCTATTCTTATCCTCAAACTATGGCACCATACCCTGCTTCTTCCTACCCAAGCCTTTCCACAGCTCCTCCTCCATATCCTCCACAATCACATATTTCATATCCACCGGTTGCCGTGCATAAAGAGCCAGTCAGACTTTCACCATCAGCACCCATGGCAATGGGTGGATACCCTTACTACCTTCCTAAACAATAA
- the LOC110622343 gene encoding myb family transcription factor PHL5, translating to MEGESLCQNLEAKLSSSVIAHHLDQLASVFYAADEDFIDFQREDECEIVAMNSSQVPEPGDIVSESSLQTILMKPYFCSNEHHRFYEKFRRCLSHDEHKKLLGENPNLIGTQVQVPSDEQNNSNLILSSPRDMEVASFTSSSSCASSVLSLPSKKRIKWSQALHKKFVHCVNSLGGAEKATPKAILKMMESKELTIFHVKSHLQKYRSEKYMSEYKQDKPLLQGKAESITSDISILCMKNNMKINEALKLQLDVEKHLRQQLEIQRQLQQQIEENARQLKMMMQQQQKINKSNL from the exons ATGGAGGGAGAATCTCTATGTCAAAACCTGGAGGCTAAATTGTCATCTAGTGTCATTGCACATCATTTGGACCAGCTTGCATCTGTTTTTTATGCAGCGGACGAAGATTTTATAGATTTTCAACGAGAAGATGAGTGTGAAATTGTTGCCATGAACTCTTCACAGGTTCCTGAGCCTGGTGACATTGTATCTGAATCCAGTTTACAGACAATTCTGATGAAACCTTACTTCTGCAGCAACGAACATCATAGATTTTATGAAAAGTTTCGAAGGTGTCTTTCACATGATGAGCATAAAAAATTACTTGGAGAAAATCCCAACTTGATTGGAACACAAGTTCAAGTTCCTTCTGATGAACAAAACAATTCTAAT CTGATATTATCTTCTCCAAGAGATATGGAGGTTGCTTCTTTTACTTCAAGTAGCAGTTGTGCATCATCTGTACTAAGTCTACCaagtaaaaaaagaattaaatggtCTCAAGCTCTTCACAAAAAGTTTGTTCACTGTGTCAACAGTCTTGGTGGTGCTGAGA AGGCCACACCGAAGGCGATACTGAAGATGATGGAATCAAAAGAATTGACCATTTTTCATGTCAAAAGTCATTTACAG AAGTATCGATCTGAGAAGTATATGTCCGAATATAAACAAGATAAACCACTGTTACAAG GGAAAGCTGAAAGCATAACCAGTGACATATCTATTCTCTGCATGAAAAA CAACATGAAAATCAACGAAGCACTGAAACTGCAACTAGATGTTGAGAAGCATCTTCGTCAACAGCTAGAG ATTCAGCGACAACTACAGCAGCAAATCGAGGAAAATGCGAGACAGCTGAAGATGATGATGCAGCAACAACAGAAAATAAACAAAAGTAACCTATAA
- the LOC110622339 gene encoding myb family transcription factor PHL5 has translation MNTSKIDCQERVQQNNGLNGDFALHFSQCFGNQQSWNMGIRTQQPVMEAGLQQQNHRPNDKSSTTIMRSFESPASAFYATERYMGFPQYDCQVGVPPLSFPYSKPFDSQQSSRENYAIDPGEQAESNLDLRRNLQPIVKPHFSVDHYHKSYKGPCSNSFGNKLHLFERNKLSNNGAASMGHHFSIPFQADQDHRVGGNPCASPFSQLGFSSRQEIPSPRFSSPGACISSGNPEAAGAVLSSKTRIRWTQDLHEKFVMCVNRLGGAEKATPKAILKLMDTDGLTIFHVKSHLQKYRIAKYMPDSSEGKSEKRTTINDVPQIDTKTGLQISEALQLQLDVQRRLHEQLEIQKNLQLRIEEQGRKLQRMFDQQQRTSNSLLRNQNLDRKSSPDDPAFSFEDIEVSIIEGSSDTQFPSKIS, from the exons ATGAACACTTCAAAGATAGATTGTCAAGAAAGAGTTCAGCAAAATAATGGACTGAATGGTGACTTTGCTCTTCATTTTTCACAATGTTTTGGTAATCAACAGAGTTGGAACATGGGAATTCGTACGCAGCAACCTGTTATGGAGGCTGGACTTCAACAGCAAAATCATAGGCCTAATGATAAATCATCAACCACCATTATGAGGAGCTTTGAATCTCCAGCATCAGCTTTTTATGCAACAGAAAGATATATGGGGTTTCCACAGTATGATTGTCAAGTTGGTGTTCCTCCTTTGAGCTTCCCATACTCCAAGCCCTTTGATTCACAGCAATCTTCAAGAGAAAACTATGCTATTGATCCTGGAGAACAAGCTGAAAGCAACTTGGATTTGAGAAGAAACTTGCAGCCAATTGTGAAACCCCATTTCTCTGTTGATCATTATCACAAGTCTTATAAAGGTCCCTGCAGCAATTCTTTTGGAAACAAGCTACATCTGTTTGAAAGAAACAAACTGTCGAACAATGGAGCTGCATCCATGGGACATCACTTTTCAATTCCTTTCCAGGCAGATCAAGATCATAGA GTTGGTGGTAATCCATGTGCTTCTCCATTTTCACAACTGGGATTTTCTTCTCGACAAGAGATACCGTCTCCAAGGTTTTCTTCTCCAGGTGCTTGTATATCTTCTGGAAATCCAGAGGCAGCTGGGGCTGTGCTCTCTAGTAAGACTAGAATACGATGGACTCAAGATCTTCATGAGAAATTTGTCATGTGTGTAAATCGCCTTGGTGGAGCAGAGA AAGCAACACCGAAGGCGATACTGAAGTTGATGGACACAGATGGATTGACCATCTTTCATGTGAAAAGTCATCTGCAG AAATATAGAATTGCAAAATATATGCCAGACTCTTCAGAAG GAAAGTCTGAGAAAAGAACTACCATAAACGATGTGCCACAAATCGATACAAAAAC TGGCTTGCAAATCTCAGAGGCACTGCAACTGCAATTAGATGTTCAGAGGCGTCTGCACGAACAGCTGGAG ATTCAAAAGAACCTGCAATTACGCATCGAAGAACAAGGCAGAAAACTTCAGAGGATGTTTGATCAACAACAGAGAACAAGTAATAGCCTTCTCAGGAATCAGAACTTGGATAGGAAATCCTCCCCAGATGATCCAGCATTTAGTTTTGAAGATATTGAGGTTTCCATCATAGAAGGTTCTAGTGACACCCAATTCCCATCCAAGATAAGTTAG
- the LOC110623633 gene encoding uncharacterized protein LOC110623633 — MVTLHPLQVLSAKSPSSTLSSMKIKTLIHTLIISHVCRIVRALSKAKTIVVQILKETQPINFICSTKETKRKHRQRKVFFGSFRLHYNWCSSHVLPVQEPVVFVDGFPSGSHLYYDSTWNSVITTEETPESQLSGYLHWLEDQKAQDLKSKNDEVDVNEIDRLADMFIASCHEKFKLEKQESYRRFQEMMARSM; from the coding sequence aTGGTCACCCTGCACCCTCTTCAAGTTCTCTCAGCAAAGTCACCATCTTCAACCTTAAGCTCCatgaagatcaaaacccttaTCCACACTCTCATTATCTCACACGTGTGCCGGATCGTTCGAGCTCTCTCCAAAGCAAAAACCATTGTTGTTCAGATTCTTAAAGAAACCCAGCCGATAAACTTCATTTGCTCCACAAAGGAAACCAAGAGGaagcacaggcaaaggaaggtttTTTTTGGGTCGTTTAGATTGCATTACAACTGGTGCTCTTCCCATGTCTTGCCGGTGCAGGAACCGGTGGTCTTCGTTGATGGGTTTCCTTCTGGTTCTCATTTGTATTATGATTCAACGTGGAATTCAGTAATTACAACTGAGGAAACTCCAGAGTCTCAGCTTTCTGGGTACCTTCATTGGCTGGAAGATCAGAAGGCTCAAGATCTTAAGTCCAAGAATGATGAGGTTGATGTGAATGAGATCGATCGTTTAGCAGATATGTTCATTGCGAGCTGCCATGAAAAGTTCAAGCTGGAGAAGCAAGAGTCCTACAGGAGATTCCAGGAGATGATGGCTAGAAGCATGTGA